Proteins from one Chroococcidiopsis sp. CCMEE 29 genomic window:
- a CDS encoding photosystem II reaction center protein Ycf12 — protein MDVLSGLFEGLSSFQWETLFQLVCVTFIMLAGPAVIFVLAFRGGNL, from the coding sequence ATGGACGTTTTATCTGGGCTTTTTGAGGGGTTAAGCAGCTTTCAGTGGGAAACCCTTTTCCAGCTAGTATGTGTCACGTTTATCATGCTTGCTGGTCCAGCGGTAATCTTTGTGCTTGCCTTTCGCGGCGGTAACCTTTAG
- the dhaL gene encoding dihydroxyacetone kinase subunit DhaL — MVTKEQILQWLQTFAAEIEQNKDYLTELDAAIGDADHGINMERGFKKVMSQLPSVADKDIGSILKTVSMTLISSVGGASGPLYGTLFLRASTAVTGKQELTDEDVLSFLQSGLDGVLQRGKAQLGDKTMVDALSPAVATFVQTISEGKNTLEAMQQTVVAAEQGMKDTTPMLAKKGRASYLGERSIGHQDPGATSSYLMLKSLLATLESSNNEATG; from the coding sequence ATGGTGACGAAAGAGCAGATTTTGCAATGGTTGCAAACTTTTGCAGCCGAGATAGAGCAGAATAAAGACTATTTGACTGAATTAGATGCAGCAATCGGTGATGCCGATCACGGCATTAATATGGAGCGCGGTTTCAAAAAGGTGATGAGTCAGTTGCCTAGCGTGGCAGACAAAGACATCGGCAGCATTTTGAAAACTGTAAGCATGACCTTAATCTCTAGTGTCGGCGGTGCCAGTGGTCCGCTTTATGGCACTTTGTTCTTACGAGCGAGTACAGCTGTTACTGGCAAGCAGGAACTAACTGATGAGGATGTCTTGAGCTTTCTCCAGTCAGGGTTAGATGGTGTGCTTCAGCGCGGCAAGGCGCAACTAGGGGATAAAACAATGGTTGATGCGCTATCCCCGGCGGTAGCGACTTTCGTGCAGACCATAAGCGAGGGGAAGAATACCCTGGAAGCCATGCAACAGACTGTGGTAGCAGCTGAGCAGGGGATGAAAGACACGACACCAATGCTGGCTAAGAAAGGACGAGCTAGTTATCTCGGAGAACGCAGCATTGGTCACCAAGATCCAGGTGCTACTTCATCTTATTTAATGCTGAAGAGTTTGCTCGCAACCCTTGAAAGTTCTAACAATGAAGCGACGGGCTAA
- the def gene encoding peptide deformylase: MAEILQIIQLGDPVLRSPAQVVENVREQRIQNLIDDLITTVAQANGVGIAAPQVAESYRLFIVASRPNPRYPHAPEMAPTAMINPTILAHSTEVVKGWEGCLSIPGIRGFVPRFQAIEVEYTDRDGKFQKQELTDFVARIFQHEYDHLDGIVFLDRLESTQDIITEQEYQKRVLQQISG, translated from the coding sequence ATGGCTGAAATTTTGCAAATCATTCAACTCGGCGATCCAGTTCTACGCTCTCCAGCACAGGTAGTTGAAAATGTTCGAGAACAACGTATCCAAAACCTGATTGATGACTTAATTACTACAGTTGCACAGGCGAACGGTGTTGGAATTGCTGCCCCTCAGGTCGCTGAATCCTATCGATTATTTATTGTTGCCTCCCGTCCTAATCCCAGATATCCCCATGCCCCAGAAATGGCACCTACTGCCATGATTAATCCCACAATTCTGGCTCATTCAACTGAGGTGGTGAAAGGATGGGAAGGATGTTTAAGCATTCCCGGAATCAGAGGTTTTGTGCCGAGATTTCAAGCGATTGAAGTTGAATACACTGACCGAGATGGCAAATTCCAAAAGCAAGAATTAACAGATTTTGTCGCTAGAATTTTTCAACACGAATACGATCATCTTGATGGTATCGTATTCTTAGATCGGTTAGAGAGTACGCAAGATATTATCACTGAGCAAGAATATCAGAAGCGAGTTTTGCAGCAAATAAGTGGCTAG
- a CDS encoding response regulator → MTKVLVIEDEDLIRESILHLLNTRGFSAIGAENGRVGLQLVKEIIPDLILCDVRMPELDGYEVLRALRQDPTTATIPFILLTAEANQNVIYQGQLLGANGYLIKPFTMNQLLEAIAAHLRE, encoded by the coding sequence ATGACAAAGGTATTGGTGATTGAAGACGAAGATCTGATTCGAGAGAGTATTCTGCACCTACTCAACACAAGAGGATTTAGTGCAATTGGAGCTGAAAATGGTCGTGTTGGCTTACAGTTAGTAAAAGAGATTATTCCTGATTTAATTTTGTGTGATGTCAGAATGCCAGAGCTTGATGGATATGAGGTGCTAAGAGCGCTACGTCAAGACCCGACAACGGCAACAATTCCCTTCATTTTGCTTACTGCCGAGGCTAACCAAAACGTCATTTACCAAGGGCAACTCCTGGGTGCCAACGGTTATCTAATTAAACCATTTACAATGAACCAACTGCTAGAAGCGATCGCGGCTCATCTCAGAGAGTAG
- the dnaA gene encoding chromosomal replication initiator protein DnaA, whose amino-acid sequence MELPLESLWSQVLERLQLQLSRPTFETWIKTASAEQLENHCLVICTPNPFARNWLQKYYVKTIADVVQDILGCPIEIHITVAKGDEGQFSEAEAPWPQPIEASVPESVPPNRPKPSELNPKYVFSRFVVGSNSRMAHAAALAVAESPGREFNPLFLCGGVGLGKTHLMQAIGHYRLEICADSKIFYVSTEQFTNDLIASIRKDSMQSFREHYRAADVLLVDDIQFIEGKEYTQEEFFHTFNTLHEAGKQVVLASDRPPNQISRLQARLCSRFSMGLIADIQLPDLETRMAILQKKAEYENMRLPREVIEYIASNYTSNIRELEGALIRAVAYISISGLSMTVENIAPVLNPASDKVEASAEAVLMVVADAFDVSVEDLKGNSRRREISWARQIGMYLMRQYTELSLPRIGEEFGGKDHTTVIYSCDKIAQLRNSDPVLEQKLRQLSDRINLASRSQNSP is encoded by the coding sequence GTGGAACTTCCCCTTGAGAGTCTTTGGAGTCAGGTACTAGAGCGGCTACAGCTACAGTTGAGCCGACCTACTTTTGAGACCTGGATTAAAACTGCTAGTGCGGAGCAGCTGGAAAACCATTGCTTAGTGATTTGTACCCCTAACCCCTTTGCACGAAATTGGTTACAGAAGTACTACGTCAAAACAATTGCTGATGTAGTACAGGATATTCTTGGCTGTCCAATTGAAATCCACATTACTGTAGCCAAGGGGGATGAAGGTCAGTTCAGCGAAGCAGAAGCACCCTGGCCACAGCCAATTGAAGCGAGTGTGCCGGAAAGTGTACCCCCTAACCGACCGAAGCCGAGTGAGTTAAACCCAAAGTATGTGTTCTCACGATTTGTGGTTGGTTCCAATAGCCGCATGGCTCATGCCGCTGCCTTGGCAGTTGCTGAATCTCCGGGACGCGAGTTTAATCCGTTATTTCTCTGCGGTGGGGTTGGGTTAGGTAAAACACATCTAATGCAGGCGATCGGTCATTACCGCTTGGAAATTTGCGCTGATTCTAAGATCTTTTATGTTTCTACCGAGCAGTTCACGAATGATTTGATTGCATCAATTCGTAAAGATAGTATGCAGAGCTTCCGAGAGCATTATCGCGCTGCGGATGTGTTGTTAGTGGATGATATTCAGTTTATTGAAGGCAAGGAATACACTCAAGAAGAATTTTTCCATACATTCAATACTTTGCATGAGGCGGGTAAGCAAGTCGTACTAGCGTCTGACCGTCCGCCAAATCAGATTTCTCGGCTGCAAGCACGTCTATGTTCCCGCTTTTCTATGGGACTGATTGCTGATATTCAGCTACCAGATTTAGAAACTAGAATGGCAATTTTACAAAAGAAGGCAGAATACGAAAATATGCGTCTACCTAGAGAGGTAATTGAATACATTGCCTCCAACTACACTTCCAATATCAGAGAATTGGAAGGAGCGTTGATTCGAGCTGTTGCCTATATTTCAATTTCGGGTTTGTCGATGACGGTGGAAAATATTGCACCCGTTTTAAACCCAGCAAGTGATAAAGTTGAGGCTTCCGCCGAAGCAGTTTTGATGGTTGTAGCGGATGCATTTGATGTTTCCGTTGAAGACCTCAAGGGCAACTCTCGAAGACGGGAAATTAGCTGGGCGCGTCAAATTGGCATGTACTTAATGCGGCAGTATACGGAACTTAGCCTACCAAGAATTGGTGAAGAATTTGGTGGAAAGGATCACACGACTGTGATTTACAGTTGCGACAAAATTGCTCAACTAAGGAATAGCGACCCCGTCTTGGAACAAAAGTTGCGTCAACTAAGTGATCGCATCAATCTAGCTAGCCGTTCACAAAATTCTCCCTGA
- a CDS encoding TMEM165/GDT1 family protein: MKAPPSLHLSCPLTAPDLEAETESFSSVVTLETPQPVVTNIPKTTPRLPVKKQSPGAVFGSAFLTIFLAEFGDKTQLSTLLMSAESQSPWVVFLGAAAALIATSLLAVLLGQWLANRLAPQTLKTLAAISLLLISVMLLWDVAQV; the protein is encoded by the coding sequence GTGAAAGCACCTCCTAGCCTCCACTTGTCCTGTCCATTAACAGCACCGGACTTAGAAGCGGAAACAGAAAGCTTTTCATCTGTCGTCACGCTTGAGACACCTCAACCTGTGGTTACTAATATTCCTAAGACAACACCCCGACTACCTGTTAAGAAGCAATCGCCGGGGGCAGTTTTTGGTTCTGCGTTCTTAACAATCTTTCTGGCAGAATTTGGCGATAAAACCCAGTTGTCTACTCTATTAATGAGTGCAGAATCACAGTCGCCGTGGGTGGTGTTTTTGGGAGCGGCGGCTGCATTGATCGCTACCAGCTTGTTAGCCGTTCTCTTAGGGCAATGGTTGGCAAATAGACTCGCTCCACAAACGTTGAAAACGTTAGCGGCTATAAGTTTACTGCTGATCTCCGTAATGCTGCTGTGGGATGTCGCACAGGTTTAA
- a CDS encoding HhoA/HhoB/HtrA family serine endopeptidase — protein sequence MKTRQRDFESKNIGVKNQELRVRRISPRPLCFVPQLWILLVGTAVTLGGCAFPRSSGEPQIQQAPSQPVVTSPNLPSTTATLPSPTDPNFVVAAVQRVGPAVVRINAARTVTRRIPEAFDDPILRRFFGEPPSQPRQRVVRGTGSGFIFNAGGQILTNAHVVDGADTVSVRLKDGRTFEGKVLGQDLVTDVAVIQIQANDLPAVTIGNSDALQPGEWVIAIGNPLGLDNTVTAGIISATDRSASDVGVPDRRVGFIQTDTAINPGNSGGPLLNARGEVIGMNTAIISGAQGLGFAIPINTVQNIAQQLITKGAVEHPYLGVQMVTLTPEVKQQLDIESGGQIKVAADQGILIIRVVPDSPAARVGLRAGDVIQTINNQPVTTTEQVQQIVESSSVGSQLQVQVQRNGQSAQVAVRLAPLPVQRQE from the coding sequence ATGAAAACCAGGCAACGTGATTTTGAGTCAAAAAATATAGGAGTCAAAAATCAGGAGTTAAGAGTCAGGAGAATTTCCCCTCGTCCCTTGTGCTTCGTTCCTCAACTGTGGATATTGCTAGTTGGGACAGCAGTAACGTTGGGTGGCTGCGCCTTTCCGAGATCCTCTGGTGAGCCACAGATCCAACAAGCCCCTTCGCAGCCTGTTGTCACTTCGCCAAATTTGCCGAGTACTACCGCAACTTTGCCTAGTCCGACAGATCCTAATTTCGTAGTAGCAGCGGTGCAGAGAGTAGGACCTGCGGTTGTGCGAATTAATGCTGCTAGGACAGTGACTCGTCGGATACCCGAAGCGTTTGACGATCCAATCCTGCGGCGATTTTTCGGCGAGCCCCCATCACAACCAAGACAGCGAGTCGTGCGCGGTACTGGCTCTGGATTTATTTTCAATGCTGGTGGTCAGATTTTGACCAATGCTCATGTGGTAGATGGTGCGGATACAGTTAGCGTCAGGCTCAAAGATGGTCGTACTTTTGAAGGCAAAGTTCTCGGTCAAGACTTAGTAACTGATGTGGCTGTGATCCAAATCCAAGCCAACGACTTGCCTGCCGTTACTATAGGAAACTCTGATGCGCTGCAACCCGGTGAATGGGTGATTGCGATCGGCAACCCCTTAGGTCTAGATAATACCGTTACGGCAGGCATTATTAGTGCTACAGACCGCTCTGCTAGTGACGTTGGTGTTCCTGATCGGCGCGTCGGCTTTATTCAAACGGATACTGCTATTAACCCTGGAAACTCTGGTGGTCCACTACTAAATGCTCGTGGTGAAGTCATTGGGATGAACACAGCTATCATTAGTGGTGCTCAAGGGTTAGGTTTTGCGATTCCCATTAATACGGTGCAAAACATTGCACAACAATTAATTACCAAGGGAGCAGTTGAGCATCCCTATTTGGGCGTTCAAATGGTGACATTGACACCTGAAGTTAAGCAACAACTTGATATTGAATCGGGTGGTCAAATTAAAGTAGCAGCAGATCAAGGTATTTTAATCATTCGGGTTGTGCCTGATTCTCCAGCAGCTAGGGTGGGACTGAGGGCAGGCGATGTGATTCAAACCATCAACAATCAGCCTGTTACCACAACTGAGCAAGTTCAGCAGATCGTGGAAAGTAGTTCTGTGGGTAGCCAATTACAAGTTCAAGTACAGCGTAATGGGCAGTCTGCACAAGTAGCTGTAAGACTTGCACCTCTACCAGTGCAACGTCAAGAGTAG
- the dhaK gene encoding dihydroxyacetone kinase subunit DhaK — protein sequence MKKLINQPEDFVRESLDGMVAAHPDLLKVQFEPNFVYRADAPVQGKVAIISGGGSGHEPMHAGFVGMGMLDAACPGEVFTSPTPDQMLEAAKKVDGGAGILYIVKNYSGDVMNFEMATELARPEGIQVLNILIDDDVAVKDSLYTQGRRGVGTTVLAEKICGAAAEQRYNLQQVADLCRRVNLNGRSMGVALTSCTVPAKGTPTFELGDREIEIGIGIHGEPGRERMTLKSADEIAEMLALSIIEDSPYQRTMREWDEDKEEWVEVELTDPKVEKGDRLLAFVNGMGGTPLSELYIVYRKLAEVCQQQGLQIVRNLIGSYITSLDMQGCSITLLKLDDEMIQLWDAPVKTPSLRWGI from the coding sequence ATGAAAAAGCTAATTAATCAGCCTGAAGATTTTGTGCGTGAAAGTCTAGATGGTATGGTAGCAGCTCATCCAGATTTGCTTAAAGTGCAGTTTGAACCCAATTTTGTCTACCGGGCTGATGCGCCGGTACAGGGCAAAGTAGCAATCATTTCTGGTGGAGGCAGTGGTCATGAACCAATGCATGCTGGCTTTGTTGGCATGGGGATGCTGGATGCTGCTTGTCCTGGAGAGGTTTTTACTTCACCAACGCCAGATCAAATGCTGGAAGCTGCGAAAAAGGTGGACGGTGGGGCTGGCATCCTCTACATTGTCAAGAATTACAGTGGCGATGTCATGAACTTTGAGATGGCAACCGAACTCGCCCGCCCTGAGGGAATACAGGTGCTCAATATCTTGATTGATGACGATGTAGCGGTGAAAGACAGCCTCTATACACAGGGAAGAAGAGGTGTTGGAACCACTGTGCTGGCAGAAAAGATCTGTGGTGCGGCGGCTGAGCAACGCTATAACTTGCAGCAAGTGGCAGATCTCTGCCGACGAGTCAACCTGAATGGTCGCAGTATGGGAGTGGCACTGACATCCTGTACTGTACCAGCTAAAGGAACACCTACCTTTGAATTAGGCGATCGCGAAATCGAAATTGGTATTGGTATCCACGGTGAACCAGGACGGGAACGAATGACTCTCAAATCAGCAGATGAGATTGCGGAAATGCTAGCACTATCGATTATTGAAGATTCTCCCTATCAGCGCACCATGCGGGAGTGGGATGAAGATAAAGAGGAATGGGTAGAGGTGGAACTGACCGATCCGAAAGTTGAAAAAGGCGATCGCCTGCTTGCTTTTGTGAATGGCATGGGTGGCACTCCTCTTTCGGAACTGTATATTGTTTACCGTAAACTAGCAGAAGTCTGCCAGCAGCAGGGACTTCAAATTGTACGAAATCTAATCGGTTCTTACATCACTTCCTTAGACATGCAAGGTTGCTCAATTACCCTGCTGAAGTTGGATGATGAAATGATTCAGCTATGGGATGCTCCGGTGAAAACGCCTAGTTTGCGTTGGGGAATTTGA
- a CDS encoding YkgJ family cysteine cluster protein, producing the protein MATWQCIQQCGACCNLDPTERPDLDEYLLPEELELYLSMVGEDGWCINYDRATRECKIYPHRPRFCRVESEVFQDMYGIEPEELNDFAIECCQQQITGVYGDRSLEMLRFNRAVGI; encoded by the coding sequence ATGGCGACATGGCAATGTATACAGCAATGTGGAGCCTGCTGTAATCTTGACCCGACTGAGCGTCCAGACTTGGATGAATATTTATTGCCAGAAGAGCTGGAATTATACCTGAGTATGGTGGGAGAAGACGGCTGGTGTATTAACTACGATCGCGCCACACGAGAATGCAAAATTTACCCGCACCGTCCTCGTTTTTGTCGCGTGGAGTCAGAGGTGTTTCAGGATATGTACGGCATTGAGCCGGAAGAGTTGAATGACTTTGCGATTGAGTGTTGTCAGCAACAGATTACAGGAGTCTACGGCGATCGCAGTTTAGAGATGTTGCGCTTTAATCGAGCGGTAGGTATTTAA
- a CDS encoding DHH family phosphoesterase, whose protein sequence is MLYQLTPELPRRAQRLPNQRWQIYPAQTELATQLAEATQLSPIVSQLLVNRGIQTLEQAQVFIEPEAQVLPSPLEEFPDLAHSVELLQKAIASQHKIAICGDYDADGMTSTALLLRSLRWLGAQVDYAIPSRMHEGYGINQRIVEEFHREGVELILTVDNGISAFEPIARARELGLKVIVTDHHDIPQRLPPADAILNPKLIPESSPYRGVAGVGVAYILAVSLAQQLGQIKGLVKPLLELFTLGTIADLAPLTGVNRRWVKRGLRQLPQSQLAGVQALIQVAGVQGSSSVEEQGKQNSNPKSKIQNPKSLKPDDIGFRLGPRINAVGRLADPQIVIELLTTDDMGLALERAMQCEQINQHRQQLCEQIEQEAIAYFEQSQLDLQQERVLLIVQPNWHHGVIGIVASRLVERYGVPVFIGTYEDQHHIRGSARGIPEFHVFEALEFCHDLLGKFGGHKAAGGFSLPAENLDALRSRLSQFANRMLKPEHLKPLIKIDAQANLHQIDLQLYKQLDALHPCGIENPDPLFWTPNVQVVEQQIVGKGHIKLTVAQDNGTQPVKIKAMAWRWRDYFPLPPRVDLAYRLRENTWNGSTTIELELLGVRLPGDSSLGAIFHPLFQSAGLSLKAQFHHQQRCYTCGIFQNNSAPELRIRNSQGQVLAVQPGKSTGFLGTKREDAKEVDLSQPFHNLIQAAFNALETVEKTTSNL, encoded by the coding sequence GTGCTATATCAACTCACACCGGAATTGCCTCGTCGCGCTCAACGGTTGCCCAATCAGCGCTGGCAGATTTACCCTGCTCAGACTGAATTGGCTACACAGCTAGCTGAGGCTACCCAACTATCACCCATAGTCAGCCAGCTGCTAGTTAACCGAGGCATTCAAACGCTGGAACAAGCACAAGTATTTATAGAGCCAGAGGCCCAGGTTTTACCTTCGCCTCTAGAGGAATTTCCGGATCTTGCCCATAGTGTAGAGTTGTTACAGAAAGCGATCGCCTCTCAACACAAAATCGCTATCTGTGGTGACTACGATGCTGATGGCATGACTAGCACTGCTTTATTGCTGCGATCGCTCCGGTGGTTAGGTGCTCAAGTTGATTACGCCATTCCCAGCCGAATGCATGAAGGCTATGGCATTAATCAGCGAATCGTCGAAGAATTTCATCGTGAAGGTGTTGAGCTAATTTTAACCGTAGATAACGGCATTTCAGCCTTTGAACCAATTGCCAGAGCGCGAGAACTAGGTCTAAAGGTGATCGTTACCGATCACCACGATATCCCACAACGACTACCCCCAGCTGACGCTATCCTCAACCCCAAGCTCATTCCGGAATCTTCACCTTATCGGGGTGTTGCTGGTGTCGGAGTTGCTTACATCCTTGCAGTGTCTCTCGCCCAACAACTCGGTCAAATTAAGGGTTTAGTCAAGCCGCTGCTAGAACTATTTACATTGGGAACAATTGCCGATCTTGCCCCCTTAACAGGTGTGAATCGTCGCTGGGTTAAACGTGGGTTGCGACAGCTACCGCAGTCCCAGTTAGCTGGAGTACAAGCTTTGATTCAGGTGGCGGGAGTACAAGGAAGCAGTAGTGTAGAGGAGCAGGGCAAACAGAATTCTAATCCAAAATCTAAAATCCAAAATCCAAAATCCCTCAAGCCCGATGATATCGGCTTTCGGCTTGGTCCCCGGATTAATGCGGTAGGTAGGCTTGCTGATCCTCAAATTGTGATTGAGTTGCTGACTACAGACGATATGGGGTTAGCTCTGGAACGGGCAATGCAGTGCGAACAAATTAACCAGCACCGCCAGCAACTTTGCGAGCAAATTGAACAAGAGGCGATCGCCTATTTTGAGCAAAGTCAGCTGGACTTGCAGCAAGAGCGCGTTTTACTCATTGTCCAGCCTAACTGGCATCACGGCGTTATTGGCATTGTTGCCTCCCGTTTGGTAGAACGCTACGGTGTCCCCGTATTTATTGGCACTTATGAAGACCAGCACCACATCCGAGGTTCAGCGCGGGGTATTCCTGAGTTTCATGTATTTGAAGCGCTGGAATTCTGTCACGACTTATTAGGTAAATTTGGCGGACACAAAGCAGCTGGAGGCTTTTCACTGCCAGCTGAAAATTTAGATGCCTTGCGATCGCGCTTGAGTCAGTTTGCCAATAGGATGCTGAAGCCAGAACACCTCAAACCACTGATAAAAATTGACGCCCAAGCCAACTTACATCAAATTGATCTTCAACTTTACAAACAGCTAGATGCCCTCCACCCTTGTGGGATTGAAAACCCCGATCCCCTATTCTGGACGCCCAATGTCCAAGTAGTTGAACAGCAAATTGTTGGCAAAGGTCACATCAAGCTGACAGTTGCACAAGACAATGGGACTCAGCCAGTTAAGATTAAAGCGATGGCTTGGCGTTGGCGCGACTACTTCCCTCTACCACCACGAGTCGATCTCGCCTACCGACTGCGAGAAAACACGTGGAATGGCAGCACCACCATTGAGTTAGAATTACTAGGTGTGCGACTGCCAGGGGATTCCTCTCTAGGAGCAATATTCCACCCGCTTTTCCAATCAGCGGGTCTTAGCTTAAAAGCTCAATTCCACCATCAACAGCGCTGCTATACTTGTGGCATCTTTCAAAACAATTCTGCCCCGGAATTAAGAATTCGCAACTCTCAGGGTCAGGTACTCGCGGTTCAACCCGGGAAATCAACTGGCTTTTTAGGAACTAAGCGTGAAGATGCCAAAGAAGTTGATCTTTCTCAACCATTCCATAACCTGATCCAGGCGGCTTTTAATGCTCTAGAGACAGTAGAAAAAACAACTTCAAACTTATAG
- a CDS encoding TMEM165/GDT1 family protein — protein MDWNLLGLSFITVFLSELGDKSQLAAITLSGRSQSPRAVFFGTAGALLLTSLIGVLAGAGAAQLLPVRLAKAIAAVGFALLAVRLLWPNHDLPPDSEETI, from the coding sequence ATGGATTGGAATTTATTAGGACTTAGTTTTATTACGGTGTTTTTGTCGGAATTAGGGGATAAAAGCCAACTGGCGGCGATCACACTGAGTGGACGTTCCCAATCTCCCCGTGCTGTGTTCTTTGGAACAGCAGGAGCACTGCTGTTGACAAGCTTAATCGGAGTGTTGGCAGGAGCAGGAGCAGCTCAGTTGTTGCCAGTTCGTTTGGCGAAAGCGATCGCTGCTGTAGGGTTTGCCTTACTCGCTGTACGACTGTTGTGGCCCAACCACGATCTACCGCCAGACTCAGAAGAAACTATTTAG
- the dnaN gene encoding DNA polymerase III subunit beta, producing MKLVCNQSDLSTHLSLVSRAVPSRPTHPVLANVLLQADVSTQRVSLTAFDLSLGIRTSFPAEIETGGEITLPAKLLNDIVSRLPEGAIALEDEAEETLRATITSASGRYQVRGMGVEEFPELPVLEKSEAVNLSAEALIEGLKGSLFATSADETKQVLTGLHLTVQQDTLEFAATDGHRLAVVQTANESLESEELSQLEVTVPAKALRELERMLGIRQSTEAVTLNFDQGQIIFEWADQRLTSRTLEGQYPAYRQLIPHRFERQISLERRHLLNALERIAVLADQKNNIVKFSIDSVNQEVALSVDAQDVGSGRELMPAQASGESLEIAFNIKYLMDGLKALQSSEIQIQMNTATSPVILTPLGSLKMTYLIMPVQIRN from the coding sequence ATGAAATTAGTTTGTAACCAAAGCGACCTCAGTACCCACCTTTCCCTGGTTAGCCGTGCCGTCCCCTCACGCCCGACGCATCCGGTTCTAGCTAATGTTTTGTTACAAGCTGATGTTTCAACTCAGCGCGTGAGTTTGACAGCCTTCGATCTGAGCTTGGGAATTCGGACTAGTTTTCCGGCTGAAATAGAAACAGGTGGTGAAATTACTCTTCCTGCTAAATTGTTAAATGACATTGTTTCCCGGCTGCCTGAGGGCGCGATCGCACTAGAAGATGAAGCGGAGGAAACACTCCGCGCTACCATCACCTCTGCTTCAGGAAGATATCAGGTTCGTGGCATGGGTGTAGAAGAATTTCCTGAACTACCAGTACTGGAAAAAAGTGAAGCAGTAAATCTATCAGCAGAAGCGTTGATTGAGGGCTTGAAGGGGTCATTATTCGCTACCAGTGCTGATGAAACTAAACAAGTTTTGACAGGTCTGCATTTAACCGTTCAACAAGATACTTTAGAGTTTGCCGCAACTGATGGTCACCGATTGGCAGTTGTGCAAACTGCTAACGAGAGTCTAGAGAGCGAGGAACTATCTCAATTAGAGGTAACAGTACCAGCTAAAGCCTTGCGCGAACTAGAACGAATGCTAGGGATACGCCAATCTACTGAAGCAGTAACCCTAAATTTCGATCAAGGTCAAATCATCTTTGAATGGGCAGATCAACGCTTAACTAGCCGCACGCTAGAAGGACAATACCCAGCTTATCGTCAACTGATTCCACATCGATTTGAGCGACAGATCTCGCTGGAACGCCGTCATTTGCTCAATGCTTTAGAACGAATTGCTGTCTTAGCAGACCAGAAAAACAATATTGTTAAGTTTAGTATTGATAGCGTTAATCAAGAAGTAGCCTTATCTGTTGATGCTCAAGATGTTGGTAGTGGCAGAGAGTTGATGCCAGCACAAGCTTCAGGAGAAAGTTTAGAAATCGCCTTTAATATTAAGTATTTGATGGATGGATTAAAGGCGCTTCAATCTTCTGAGATTCAAATTCAGATGAACACTGCAACCAGTCCAGTAATTTTGACTCCACTGGGTAGTTTAAAAATGACTTATCTAATCATGCCCGTGCAAATTAGGAATTGA